One Mycobacteriales bacterium DNA segment encodes these proteins:
- a CDS encoding SpoIID/LytB domain-containing protein, translating into MRSPARTLTAVLAAVTGVVGGLVATPTPAVAAETYARPAGDVFEVQGHGWGHGRGMSQWGAQGAASKGLTADQITGFYYPGTAKTVLADAAIRVLLQADEGVDTQVVPSDGLEATDVATGASLALSTTPKRWRALATSAGLALQSWDGSTWTGVPLDGKAAVAGPLRFSGTTFVRVVFPGGTSRDYRGHVQAVKTGTTSLQTIDTLGLEDYLLGVVPRESSASWAAAALQSQAIAARSYSANKRSRVPSSARYDICDTTQCQVFGGSASYTASGTRTSLEPASTTEAVRATKGVVRTYDGTPIFSEYSSSNGGWSTTGGQPYLVAQRDDYDGLVANSVHEWKAQLRVSDVERRYPALGSLVSMEVTERDGNGEWGGRVKQVVLRGTKDGAATTVKTTGAGIYNARSWPANGDGLRSSWWRFVPASGSKVVSQSAAPRLVKAPGPSTGAVTAVIENTGTTSWSTDGLHLAVASPPGEADPLAGGSTTPGAYTGSATSIAPGERAEFRVALDAAGVAPGTHGRAYRLRIGTGPLFGATVSWRIPVDAALWAGTPAAAPAAAPGSTATSTAPDAPSPVFADGRTVVVPRTGDTTVRLAVRNTGNLTWPAGPTTPLLLGTSAARDRASASAGPTWLSPKRAARMAGTADVAPDATASFDLPLVGNGLAAGVTSESFEPLWEGKHWVDGAPTTLTVVRTDPTVSRLASADTLPPASFTVPAAPNGTATLTIRLRNLGSSPWQVGSESLGTASDKAYPLATAAWPSPSRPPALARNVTRPGVTTVHPGEVGEWKVPLSAYKKPVGDHVLRLQAVGATARYGPVVTATAKVVKAVVSGSLVAVRSGVTVPRTGTATVWFDVKNTGNTAWPVKGVVRSTALTSGSPSRHSSWLTATRPSPVTANLSRPGGTYVSPGQVARFSFVLAGNGRSAGSRTEQFGVLWEGFAGTALKVSLPYRVG; encoded by the coding sequence ATGCGCAGCCCCGCCCGCACGCTCACCGCCGTCCTGGCCGCCGTCACCGGCGTCGTCGGCGGGCTCGTCGCGACCCCGACGCCCGCCGTGGCCGCCGAGACCTACGCCCGCCCCGCCGGTGACGTCTTCGAGGTCCAGGGCCACGGCTGGGGCCACGGCCGCGGGATGTCGCAGTGGGGCGCGCAGGGGGCGGCCAGCAAGGGCCTGACCGCCGACCAGATCACCGGCTTCTACTACCCGGGCACCGCGAAGACGGTCCTCGCCGACGCCGCGATCCGGGTGCTGCTGCAGGCCGACGAGGGCGTCGACACCCAGGTGGTCCCCAGCGACGGCCTGGAGGCCACCGACGTCGCGACCGGCGCGTCGCTCGCGCTGTCGACGACCCCGAAGCGCTGGCGCGCGCTCGCGACCTCCGCCGGTCTCGCGCTGCAGAGCTGGGACGGCTCGACCTGGACCGGTGTGCCGCTCGATGGCAAGGCCGCGGTCGCCGGCCCGCTGCGCTTCTCCGGCACGACCTTCGTGCGGGTCGTCTTCCCCGGCGGCACCAGCCGCGACTATCGCGGTCACGTGCAGGCCGTGAAGACCGGGACCACCTCGCTGCAGACCATCGACACCCTCGGCCTCGAGGACTACCTGCTCGGCGTCGTCCCGCGCGAGTCCAGCGCCTCCTGGGCCGCGGCAGCCCTGCAGTCGCAGGCGATCGCGGCCCGGTCCTACTCCGCCAACAAGCGCTCGCGGGTCCCGAGCAGCGCCCGCTACGACATCTGCGACACCACCCAGTGCCAGGTCTTCGGCGGCAGCGCGAGCTACACCGCGAGCGGCACGCGGACCTCGCTCGAGCCGGCCTCGACGACCGAGGCGGTCCGCGCCACCAAGGGCGTCGTCAGGACGTACGACGGCACCCCCATCTTCTCGGAGTACTCCTCGAGCAACGGCGGCTGGTCCACCACCGGCGGCCAGCCCTACCTCGTCGCCCAGCGCGACGACTACGACGGCCTCGTCGCTAACAGCGTGCACGAGTGGAAGGCGCAGCTGCGGGTCTCCGACGTCGAGCGGCGCTACCCCGCACTGGGGTCGCTGGTCTCGATGGAGGTGACCGAGCGCGACGGCAACGGCGAATGGGGCGGGCGGGTCAAGCAGGTCGTCCTGCGCGGCACCAAGGACGGCGCGGCGACGACCGTGAAGACCACCGGCGCCGGCATCTACAACGCGCGCTCGTGGCCGGCCAACGGTGACGGCCTGCGCTCGTCGTGGTGGCGGTTCGTGCCGGCCAGTGGCTCGAAGGTCGTCAGCCAGTCCGCCGCGCCGCGGCTGGTCAAGGCTCCTGGTCCGTCGACCGGCGCGGTGACGGCCGTCATCGAGAACACCGGCACGACGTCCTGGTCGACCGACGGGCTGCACCTCGCGGTGGCAAGCCCCCCCGGCGAGGCAGACCCGCTGGCCGGTGGCAGCACGACGCCCGGCGCCTACACGGGCTCGGCGACCAGCATCGCGCCGGGTGAGCGGGCGGAGTTCCGGGTCGCGCTCGACGCCGCCGGGGTCGCCCCCGGCACGCACGGCCGCGCCTACCGGCTGCGGATCGGGACGGGCCCGCTGTTTGGCGCGACCGTCAGCTGGCGGATCCCCGTCGACGCGGCGTTGTGGGCCGGGACCCCGGCCGCAGCGCCGGCTGCCGCCCCCGGCAGCACGGCCACCTCCACCGCCCCCGACGCGCCGTCGCCGGTCTTCGCCGACGGCCGCACCGTCGTCGTCCCTCGCACCGGCGACACCACGGTGCGCCTCGCGGTGCGCAACACCGGCAACCTGACCTGGCCGGCCGGGCCGACGACCCCGCTCCTGCTGGGCACCAGCGCCGCCCGTGACCGCGCGAGCGCGAGCGCCGGACCGACCTGGCTGAGCCCCAAGCGGGCCGCCCGGATGGCCGGCACCGCCGACGTCGCGCCCGACGCGACCGCGAGCTTCGACCTGCCGCTCGTCGGCAACGGCCTCGCCGCCGGGGTGACGAGTGAGTCCTTCGAGCCGCTGTGGGAGGGAAAGCACTGGGTCGACGGGGCGCCGACCACCCTCACCGTGGTCCGCACCGACCCGACCGTCTCGCGCCTCGCGAGCGCCGACACGCTGCCCCCTGCGAGTTTCACGGTGCCTGCAGCGCCCAACGGGACCGCCACCCTCACCATCCGGCTGCGCAACCTCGGCAGCTCGCCCTGGCAGGTCGGCAGCGAGTCGCTCGGCACCGCCAGTGACAAGGCCTACCCGCTCGCCACCGCGGCGTGGCCGTCGCCGTCGCGGCCACCGGCCCTCGCGCGCAACGTCACCCGGCCCGGCGTGACGACCGTCCACCCCGGCGAGGTCGGTGAGTGGAAGGTGCCGTTGTCGGCGTACAAGAAGCCGGTCGGCGACCACGTCCTGCGGCTGCAGGCGGTCGGTGCGACCGCCCGCTACGGCCCGGTCGTCACCGCCACCGCGAAGGTCGTCAAGGCTGTCGTGAGCGGCAGCCTCGTCGCCGTGCGGTCCGGGGTCACCGTGCCGCGCACCGGCACCGCGACGGTGTGGTTCGACGTGAAGAACACCGGCAACACCGCCTGGCCGGTCAAGGGCGTCGTGCGCTCGACCGCCCTGACGAGCGGTTCCCCGTCGCGGCACTCGTCCTGGCTGACGGCGACCCGGCCCTCGCCGGTGACGGCCAACCTCAGCCGGCCGGGCGGCACCTACGTCAGCCCCGGCCAGGTCGCGCGGTTCTCCTTCGTGCTCGCCGGCAACGGCCGGAGCGCGGGCTCGCGCACCGAGCAGTTCGGCGTGCTGTGGGAGGGCTTCGCCGGGACCGCGCTGAAGGTCTCCCTGCCCTACCGGGTCGGCTGA
- a CDS encoding glycosyltransferase family 1 protein has product MRVGLLLEQLLAPVPGGTGRYSREIGAALARTGAVEVDGWVAAHRDTTAAEVDGVGGPHRLRLPRRPLVAAWERGTGPGVPCDVVHAPTPLAPPRRRTPLVVTVHDAVPWTHPSTLTPRGVRWHRRVVERAARDADLVVVPTHAVAAELRHHVRIAPDRLLVVGEGVSGELDLPPDADARAAAMDLPERFLLTVATLEPRKGLADLVRALADRAAPDVPLLCVGQPGWGDLASPEELAAQVGLPPGRVRSLGRVPDADLAVLLRRATALVVPSRAEGFGLPLLEAMAVGTPVVASRAPSLVEVAGGAAVHVDVAGLPLALREVVEDDAVRSRLRLAGPARAAAFTWDGAARLLVEAYRSLRA; this is encoded by the coding sequence GTGCGGGTCGGGCTGCTGCTCGAGCAGCTGCTCGCGCCGGTGCCCGGCGGGACCGGTCGCTACAGCCGCGAGATCGGCGCGGCGCTCGCGCGCACCGGGGCAGTCGAGGTCGACGGCTGGGTCGCAGCGCACCGCGACACCACCGCCGCCGAGGTCGACGGCGTGGGTGGTCCGCACCGGCTGCGGCTGCCCCGCCGGCCGCTGGTCGCGGCCTGGGAGCGCGGGACCGGACCGGGTGTGCCCTGCGACGTCGTGCACGCACCGACGCCGCTCGCCCCACCGCGACGCAGGACCCCGCTGGTCGTCACCGTCCACGACGCGGTGCCGTGGACGCACCCGTCGACCCTCACGCCGCGCGGCGTCCGCTGGCACCGACGGGTCGTCGAGCGGGCCGCCCGCGACGCCGACCTCGTGGTGGTGCCGACCCACGCCGTGGCCGCCGAGCTGCGCCACCACGTGCGGATCGCCCCCGACCGGCTGCTGGTCGTCGGCGAGGGCGTGAGCGGAGAGCTCGACCTGCCGCCCGACGCGGACGCGCGGGCCGCCGCGATGGACCTGCCGGAGCGGTTCCTGCTGACCGTCGCGACGCTCGAGCCGCGCAAGGGGCTGGCCGACCTGGTCCGGGCGCTGGCCGACCGCGCGGCCCCGGACGTCCCGCTGCTGTGCGTCGGCCAGCCGGGCTGGGGCGACCTTGCCTCGCCGGAGGAGCTGGCCGCGCAGGTCGGCCTCCCCCCCGGTCGGGTCCGTTCCCTCGGCCGGGTCCCCGACGCCGACCTCGCGGTGCTCCTTCGGCGCGCGACCGCGCTGGTGGTCCCGAGCCGCGCGGAGGGCTTCGGGCTGCCGCTGCTCGAGGCGATGGCGGTCGGGACCCCGGTCGTCGCGAGCCGGGCCCCGTCGCTCGTCGAGGTCGCCGGGGGAGCGGCCGTGCACGTCGACGTGGCGGGCCTGCCCCTGGCCCTGCGGGAGGTGGTCGAGGACGACGCGGTCCGCTCGCGGCTGCGCCTCGCCGGACCCGCGCGGGCCGCGGCCTTCACCTGGGACGGCGCGGCGCGGCTGCTGGTCGAGGCCTACCGCTCGCTGCGGGCGTAG